The DNA window GAGTCTTGGAATGATCTCCTCAGTCATATTAAATTTCATTTCCTGAGGTACACCAGGCATAGAAACCAAAATCTTTCCGTCCTTTTCAAACCAACTAACAGAAGCCGTTCCTACTTTGTTGTTTATAACCGTACAATCTTTAGGAACCAATGCCTGAGCCTGATTCAAAGGGTTCAGCGTTATTCTGTTTGCCAGAATTCTTTTTATATTTTCAAAAACCTCTTCACTAAAAACAAGTTCCGTACCAAAGTATTTACATAAAGTATGTTTGGTTATATCATCCTTAGTTGGCCCTAATCCACCGGTCATTAAAACAACATCGGCCCTTTTCATCGCAGAGTCTACAGCACCCGTAATTTCATCCTCTCTGTCTCTTACTGAAGTAACACGAATTACTTCAAACCCAACATTATTGAGCGCTTTCCCCATCCAGGCAGAGTTCGTATCAATAACCTGTCCAATAAGCAGCTCATCACCTACTGTAATAATTTCTACAAACATAGTTTTCGTCTTTTACATTGTTACCCTTGAAAAAGCTGGTAAATCCATCGGGCAAAAGTCTTTATCTAAATATTTATAATACCCTGTTATAGCAATCATTGCCGCATTATCAGTAGTGTAGCTAAATTTAGGAATATAAATCTTCCAGCCATATTTTTCAGCATGTTCACGAAAAGCATTACGGAGTCCGTTGTTCGCAGACACTCCACCAGCTATTGCCACTTCTTTAATTTTATAATCCTTTGCAACCTTGCGAAGTTTACTCATCAGAATGTCAACAACTGTTGCTTCCAGAGAAGCTGCCAAATCATTTTTATGATGCTCTATAAAATCCGGATCCTCTTTCAGATAGTCACGTAAAGAGTACAAGAAAGAAGTCTTTAATCCACTAAAACTATAATCATAGCCCGGAATCTGAGGTTTATTAAATGCAAAAGCCTTTGGATTTCCCTGACGTGCCAATCTATCAATAATTGGTCCACCCGGATAACCTAATCCCATCACTTTAGAACATTTATCAATAGCTTCACCCGCAGCATCGTCAATAGTCTGACCAAGAACCGTCATATCATTGTATGCTTTTACCAGGATAATTTGAGAATTACCTCCGGAAACAAGTAAGCAAAGAAAAGGAAAATTAGGATGTTCTGTAGCTTCATCTTTTTCTTTAATAAAATGAGCTAAAACATGCCCATTCAGGTGATTAACATCTACCATTGGAATATTTAAAGAACGGGCAAATCCTTTTGCAAAAGAAACTCCAACCAACAATGACCCCATCAAGCCTGGGCCACGCGTAAAGGCAACAGCACTCAGTTCTTCTTTGGTTATATTTGCTCTTTTCAAAGCTTCGTTAACTACAGGGACAATATTTTGTTGATGTGCTCTTGAAGCCAATTCGGGTACTACCCCGCCATACGATTCATGCACAGCCTGACTGGCTACAACATTCGACAACAATACTCCATCTTTGATAACTGCAGCAGAAGTATCATCACAAGATGATTCTATTCCTAATATAATTGTGCTCATATTTTCATAATCTTTTTGCAGTGCAAAAGTACAGTTTTAATTGCTATATTCAATACACCATTTATAAAAAAATTCAATACCCTTGAGAATTCCAAATTTACGCAAATAAAACCTGTCTATTTTACATAAACGATATTTTTACATTACTATGATTAATGAAAGATATAGTAAGAGTAGCTTATATCCTTTATTTATACATTCGGGTGAGTATCTTCGTTAGAACAGAAAACAGCCCAAAATAGTGAGGGTAGCCCCCAAAAGTGAGAGTGCAGTTAGGGATAAAAACACTACCATCACCTGCTTATGTATCAGATAATCAAATTATTGATTTAAAAAAGTGAGGGAGTGAAGGTAGCTTTTTATTTTTCTGTAGAACTGCAGAAATCTGAGTTCAGTAAACTCCGGCCGGAGTTCTGTTGAAGTCCGGTCGGAGTTTGCACAATGTCCGGCCGGAGTTTGTTTAACTTCAGGCGGGAGATTTTCAGCCATTCAGGAATAATTTTTATTTATTGACCAATGGATCATCATCCAATGCTCTTTCATATTCTCAAAGTAGGCATTCCTTAGTGAGACAATTAACCCCACAAGTTTATTAATTGATTCTATATACTCTTATTCAGACAAGTTTATGCAAAAGAACTAATAAGTCAGGATTTCAGATCCCGTTTCAGTTATAACCAATGTATGTTCCCATTGTGCTGAAGGAAGTCCGTCTTCCGTACAAACAGTCCATCCATCTGCTTCATCAATAAAGATATCATAAGTTCCCATATTGATCATGGGCTCAATAGTGAATACCATTCCTGGCACCAACAGCATACCTTTTCCTTTTTTACCATAATGTTCCACATCCGGTTCTTCATGAAATTTCAGTCCTACACCATGTCCACAGAAATCTCTGACAACTGAATAACCATTCTTTTCTGCATGTCGTTGTATTGCAGCCCCTATATCACCCAAAAAGCTCCATGGTTTTGCTTTTTCTAATCCTATTTCCAGGCATTCTTTGGTAACTTGTACCAACTTCTTTATTTCAGGCTTCACTTCACCAATCATAAACATTCTGGATGCATCCGAGAAATAACCATTATAAATGGTAGAAACATCCACATTAACAATATCTCCATCCTTAAGGATTTCCTCTTCACTAGGAATTCCGTGACACACAACATCGTTAATTGATGTACAAACACTCTTTGGATATCCCTCATAATTTAAATCGGCAGGTATGGCTCCATGTGCAATAGTATAATCATACACCAGCTTATCAATTTCAGCTGTAGACATTCCCACATGAATATTTTCTGCTACTAAATCAAGAACACCAGTATTGATTATACCACTTTTACGTATTCCTTCAATCTGTTCGGGAGTTTTAATTAATTTGCGTTTTGGCACCAGGCTACCTCTACTTTGATGATATAAAACCTTTTTATCCAATTCTGTAAGTGGTTCACCTGCTATGAGGTGCCAATTATTTTTTATCCTTTTTAATGACATGCTTACCTTAGTTTATTATCTGTTCCATAATTAATCAGAAATGCATGATTTCTCTAAATCATATACGCATAGTGATTATAACAGGCAAAAATAATAAAAAAAGATAAGAATATTCATTCATTAAGTTATTTAGTCATAAGAAATTATTAATAATCATCATACTCTAAAATACTGGTATGATATTACATCAGGAATTATTATTGGTTGGTTTACCATTAATTTATACCCTTCCCTATGCAGTGTAACAATCTGAACAGAAGGATCATTTTTTAATATTTGTCTTAGTTTAAAAATATAAATCGAAAGAATGCGGGAATGCGGAGTAATCATATCTCCATCACTCCATACAGTTTTCAAAGCATCATCCTTTGATACTGTTTTATTCATTCTTCTACATAAGAGAAGCAACAAATCAACTTCACGAGAAGTTAGATGAATTCTGGAATCATTAAAGCATAACACACCTTTCTGAGCATCGAAGATATACTTTCCTAAAGTAAACTGCATCACGGGTTTATGGCTCTTCTCAATCTGCCTTCTAACCATAGCCTTAAGCCTAAGCTTCAGCTCATCTATATCATACGGAATCATTAAACAATCATCGGCACCTAGCTGATATCCAAGTCTGAAATTAATCATTTTATCTTGTTTAAAAATAAAAATAAGATAAGTTTTTCTGGATAAATCCAACATTCTTTTCGCCAAAGGGAAACAGCTTTCCTGTGAAGAAAACTCATGTAAAATACAAATAATAGGATTCTCATCGTGATAATAACTATAAGCACATTCTGTTTCAGAACAAAGTTTTACTTCAACAGCTTCTTGCTCTAAAGACTTTTTCAACAGTTGCGTTGAGTCACAATCAGGACCATAAATAAGTATTGCAGGTTTCGTTTTCATAAATTAATAATTTGTACTGCAAAGATAAGCAGAGCAAAAAAAATCTTATTGTTCTATTTCACATGCAAGTTGTCCAAAAAGAAACTAAATTTCAGAAATAATATGAATAGATAGTTTCAGAATGAACAATATTCCTTATTTTTGCTCATTAAATAAAGATTTGCTATATCAGAACAATTAGAAAAATAGTATTAATATTCCTAACGGTGGTAATTGGAATCTACCTGGGGATTATTGTATTGTTGAATATTCCCTATATTCAACACAAAATGGCAGTTATTGCCACAGAAGAACTGGAAAATATTCTCCATACTGAGCTGTCAATAGGACGAATAGATATCGGACTAATGAACAGAATTATCATAGATGATGTATTGCTGAAAGATCAATCGAAAAAAGAGATGCTAAAAGTAGCACGTCTTTCTGCAAAGTTCGAAATCATGCCGTTATTTAAAGGAAAAATCACTATTCGAAGTGTGCAGCTTTTCGGATTCAACATTCATCTCAACAAAAAAACTCCTAAGGACAATATTAACTGCAAATTTGTTTTTGATGCATTTGCGAGTAAAGACACAACGAAAAAAGAGAGTAAGCTTGATCTACGCATTAATTCAATACTGATACGTCGTGGTACGTTCAATTACGATATATTCTCAGAGCCACAAAATCCAGGGAAATTTAATGCGAAACATATTAAATTAACCAATATACTAGCCAATATATCTCTAAAAGCACTGAGTAAAGATTCTGTCAATGCTTCAATAAAACGATTGAGTTTGAACGAACAATCGGGATTTGAATTAAAGAAACTATCACTTAAGATAGCAGGGAATACCAAAGCTGCCAGAATAGAGAACTTTGCTATAGCATTACCTCAGTCAAATATAAAGCTGGCTCCTATCAATATCTCATTTGAAGATCCTAAAGCATTTAAGAACTTTACAGATGAAGTTTCTATATTTACAAGAATTCTTCCTTCGTCAATTACGCTTCATGATATTTCCCCATTTGTTCCGGCGCTAAAAAACTTCAGGGACGAACTAAACATTGAAATGAAAATTAACGGAACGGTGAATCAGTTTGCTGTATCTGATTTAAAAATCAGAGCAAATGATGACCTGCAGATCTTAGCCGGAGCTACATTTCAGGATCTTACACATCCAAGCGATGCATACTTCCTGGGAGATATTAAAAAGCTAGTTATTAATCGTGCCGGAATGGACTTTTTGGTACGTAACCTGGTTAAGAACTTTTCGGGAACTCCTGATGTATTAAAACGACTTGGTAACATGTCGTTCAGAGGTGAAG is part of the uncultured Bacteroides sp. genome and encodes:
- the tsaD gene encoding tRNA (adenosine(37)-N6)-threonylcarbamoyltransferase complex transferase subunit TsaD, producing MSTIILGIESSCDDTSAAVIKDGVLLSNVVASQAVHESYGGVVPELASRAHQQNIVPVVNEALKRANITKEELSAVAFTRGPGLMGSLLVGVSFAKGFARSLNIPMVDVNHLNGHVLAHFIKEKDEATEHPNFPFLCLLVSGGNSQIILVKAYNDMTVLGQTIDDAAGEAIDKCSKVMGLGYPGGPIIDRLARQGNPKAFAFNKPQIPGYDYSFSGLKTSFLYSLRDYLKEDPDFIEHHKNDLAASLEATVVDILMSKLRKVAKDYKIKEVAIAGGVSANNGLRNAFREHAEKYGWKIYIPKFSYTTDNAAMIAITGYYKYLDKDFCPMDLPAFSRVTM
- the map gene encoding type I methionyl aminopeptidase; amino-acid sequence: MSLKRIKNNWHLIAGEPLTELDKKVLYHQSRGSLVPKRKLIKTPEQIEGIRKSGIINTGVLDLVAENIHVGMSTAEIDKLVYDYTIAHGAIPADLNYEGYPKSVCTSINDVVCHGIPSEEEILKDGDIVNVDVSTIYNGYFSDASRMFMIGEVKPEIKKLVQVTKECLEIGLEKAKPWSFLGDIGAAIQRHAEKNGYSVVRDFCGHGVGLKFHEEPDVEHYGKKGKGMLLVPGMVFTIEPMINMGTYDIFIDEADGWTVCTEDGLPSAQWEHTLVITETGSEILTY
- a CDS encoding response regulator transcription factor; the protein is MKTKPAILIYGPDCDSTQLLKKSLEQEAVEVKLCSETECAYSYYHDENPIICILHEFSSQESCFPLAKRMLDLSRKTYLIFIFKQDKMINFRLGYQLGADDCLMIPYDIDELKLRLKAMVRRQIEKSHKPVMQFTLGKYIFDAQKGVLCFNDSRIHLTSREVDLLLLLCRRMNKTVSKDDALKTVWSDGDMITPHSRILSIYIFKLRQILKNDPSVQIVTLHREGYKLMVNQPIIIPDVISYQYFRV